The genomic region TGTGGTTCGCCTCGACAACTACGACATTGTTCGCCGTGCCGGAGGCCAATACGAGCGTCTTCTGCTTTCCGCACTCGGGCATGGGCGCTAACAATTCGTTCAAGCCGACCCCGCATCGTGGCGTCGGCCACGTGCCTGCGCTACGCTAGCACGCGTCCGCCGCCCCGCCACAGGGCGGCTTAACTCAGGCGTTAGGGCCCGCATGGCAAAGAATCGTGATCTGAAAGGAATTGCCTGTGGCGTTGCCGAGAGTTTCATTAGCCGCAACAACGATATTCCGGGTTATTGAGGCATAGGCATGCTCTACAAAGAATCTATTGAACACTCCGTAACGGTCATTGAGCTTGATCTCATCACAGGTCAATCTCTGCCGGATGCTCCAGCCTCACAAGCTGCCGTTTCGCATTACTCCACGTACATTACTAAACGACTCGCTGGCCAGCAGATTCTCGCTGGTAGAATTACGCTTGAGTTCGGCACTTTTGGCAAAGCAATACAACCTTGGACGTTCTCCTACGGCGACCCATTCGCCTGCACCGTACTGCTCACTTCCTCAGCCGGGCGGACATATGTTTGCTGCAGGGGCGGTCGTAGCAGGCCACATTCAAGTATTGAGTCTCGCAGGTATCAGGGCGGGCCCTAACAATTCGTTCAAGCCGACCCCGCATCGTGGCGCCGGCCACGTGCCTACGCTACTCTAGCACGCGTCCGCCGCCCCGCCACGGGGCGGCTTAACTCAGGCGTTAGGTGCCACAATGAACGCATACCTGATCGGCATTGGTATAGCGTGCCTAGCATCGGCAGTTTTCTTGCTGTGCAGGCGCCTCCTTGTCTTATTTGTTGGAGTGTCCGTGACCGGACACGTGATGGGGCACGAGGCACGTACGGATGATGGCTCTGTTTCTTACCTGCCAATCGTTGAGTTCAAGGACTCATGGGGCGTCGCACATCGGTTCACCTCGGTTGCAGGGCGCTCTACGCGCCATCCACTGCAAGGGACAAATGTAGTTGTACGCTACCTCCCCGCCCACCCCAAGATTGCATTCATTCAATCGTTTCTTCACATGTGGGCCGCGCCATTGGTTTTAGTCGTGCTTGGATTAGCCGCGTTATACGTCTTCGCACAAAGGTAGCTGGGTGGCACCTAACAATTCGTTCAAGCCGACCCCGCATCGTGGCGTCGGCCACGTGCCTACGCTACGCTAGCACGCGTCCGTCACCCCGCTGTGGGGCGGCTTAACTCAGGCGTTAGGCGCTAAACGAATTTTCTCGTGGCTCAATAATCTGGAAAATGAAGTGCAATCGCTTTCTCGAAACGACTTGCTTAACGAGGGGCTATATCTCGCCATGGAGTGGGGAGAGGATTGGTTAAAACCCATCCAGGAGCGTCTAGCTGTCCGCCATCCCGCACTCTCAAAAGAAGATCTAGATAAGATCAACGCTATTTCTCAAGAGGCAATGCGTTTCGGACACGGGGCTGTGTATGACCTCGCTTTAAAGTCTGGAGATGAAACAAGTTATGGAGACTTTGAGCCAGCAATGATTGCCCAATATCCTTGGGTTGACGCAAAGAACCTCTCGCGCCTTTTCAGTCAGGGCATGTACTACGCTTGGAAAGATACAGGCCTAAGGTGACGCGCCTAACAATTCGTTCAAGCCGACCCCATGTCGTGGCGGCTTAACTCAGGCGTTAGGCCTGAAGCTTCCGCTGACCGCTTGATAATGATATTAACGTTACCCTTATAGCGCGATAATCACATTAAATATGTGATCGCGCCTCTGCGGCCAATTTTCTCATATCATCAGGAACAGACTTAAGACTAGGGAGACATCATGATTATTCAAACAAACGCTCGTACATTGAACGAGTTGATAGAAAGCATCAATGAGCATGTTGCAGCTCTGCATGCTGCGTGCAGCGGCTTCTTATCTCAGCAAAGCAACACCCAGAAAACAGCACCACGTGAAATCAGGATTGATATACGGTCAAGTTTGGATGAGCCTGAGTCGCGGCGGTCGGTTCTAGACACCCGAGAGAGTTCGATGGAGTGCTGGGATAACACCTACATCTGTGGCAAGAGCGCATCAGGGTATATCTACTGCAATCAGAGAGTTTGCATGATTGTCGGTCCGATTACCCTTGAGTCCTGATAGGCAACGTACAAACCCCGGGCCCAGAAAGTTGGTGGGGCCTAACAATTCGTTCAAGCCGACCCCGCGTCGTGGCGTCAGTCGTGTGCTTTGCGCTACGCTTGCACACGTCTGCCGCCCCGTCGCGGGTCGGCTTAACTCAGGCGTTATACGCGGTCTAGCAGCAGGCTGTGTGGGTTCACAGTCGCGCGACTTCATCAGTCATCACGCCGTGCCGCAGCCAAGCACAGCCCGCATTGGTCAACTCCATGTTCGCGCCGCTCGCCTTCCGGCGAGACAGCGCTCCGTTGAGTTGTTCGCGCCGGATGGCATCCGCTTGATGAAACCGTTCGCACCGGGCAGTACGCGCTCCGGATGCGCGGCGCTCTGGGCTTCGGTGGCCAGTCATGGCCGCTGACTGTTATCGCCCCATCCAGTGATTACCGGCTCCCGACTGTTTGCGCCAACAAATCCTGAGAACAACCTCACTTCGCCGGGCTGAGTGTGGTCGCATAACGATTCGTCCAAGCCGACCCCATGTCGTGGCGTCGGCCACGTGCTTTTGCGCTACGCTTGCACGTGTCCGCCGCCCCGCCACGGGTCGGCTTAACTCAGGCGTTAGGCCTCTCATAAAGCTTCCACATGTTTGACCACATAGACTTCGCAGTCACAGATTTCCCTCGCAGTCGCGACTTCTATACCAATGTCTTGGCTGTTCTTGGCTTTTCTCCATTCATGGAGATCCAGCGTGAGGATGGCCGAGAAGGCACCGGTTTTGGTTCCCTGCACGGCCCACAATTCTGGATTGGTGGCGGTCAACCTGTTACTGGGCGCCTTCATGTTGCTTTCCAAGCCGCATCAAGAGATACGGTGGATGCTTTTTACGCTACTGCCCTGAGCATGGGCGGCGTAAGCCACGGAAGCCCTGGCTTGAGACCGCAATATGGAGAGCCATACTATGCTGCCTTCGTCCTTGACCCGGATGGGCACGTAATAGAGGCTGTTTGTCGACGGGCAGAGGCCTAACAATTCGTTCAAGCCGACCCCATGCCGTGGCGTCAGCCGCGTGCTTTTTCGCTACGCTAGCGCACGTCCGCCACCCCGCCACGGGGCGGCTTAACTCAGGCGTTAGGTGCGCTCATGCTTCGGATTGAACACCGCCAAATGTTCCGCCCCAATGGCCTCATTGATGACTTCGTGTTGTACGGAAGGCGAATCGATTACGTTGCTTTCGCGAGAAAAGTAGAAGCAGCAATTGACGGTGGGGGAGCGGAAACTCTCTGTACTGAGTCAGGCATCCACGTTGAGATCCTCAGCGTAGGCGGGCAAAACGAGCTGTGCACATCCCTACAGAACCAAAGAGATGTCTATCCATCAATGGACGACTGGCAGCAAAGGAACATCCTCAGAGTATCTGGTAGCGCAGTTGTGCTTGAGAAATTGCGCCACTTCTTGGTAGAACTATCTGGACGAGGCGAGGGCTACAGCTACATTTCTGAGTATTCTGAAGAGCCGCCTTACTCAATGGATTCTCCAGAGTGGAGGCTACATGTCCAAGCCACATAGGTTGGCTAGGTCAGAAGTACTTGCGGCAACGCTGCCAGAGCACGCACCTAACAATTCGTTCAAGCCGACCCCGTGTCGTGGCGTCGGCCACGGGTCGGCTTAACTCAGGCATTAACGTCATATGCACATAGACGTGTCGAGCGACCGGAATCAAGCATTGATCTTCATTGTTTCAGTGCTTGCAATAAGTTGGAGCTTTGAAGCCTTCATCATCGTCAATGGCGGTGTCAGGGACTTCGGCCCGCTCTGGATCGTCGCCCTGATGTGCATCCCGGGCGTCCTTTCCGTCATGTTGAGGTTCATCCTGAAATC from Lysobacter sp. harbors:
- a CDS encoding DUF3592 domain-containing protein, with the translated sequence MNAYLIGIGIACLASAVFLLCRRLLVLFVGVSVTGHVMGHEARTDDGSVSYLPIVEFKDSWGVAHRFTSVAGRSTRHPLQGTNVVVRYLPAHPKIAFIQSFLHMWAAPLVLVVLGLAALYVFAQR
- a CDS encoding VOC family protein, encoding MFDHIDFAVTDFPRSRDFYTNVLAVLGFSPFMEIQREDGREGTGFGSLHGPQFWIGGGQPVTGRLHVAFQAASRDTVDAFYATALSMGGVSHGSPGLRPQYGEPYYAAFVLDPDGHVIEAVCRRAEA